In Paenibacillus sp. FSL M7-0420, a single genomic region encodes these proteins:
- a CDS encoding thioesterase II family protein — MKQEVKPWFFFKRNAEKSEIRLRLFLFPPAGGDVSTFLHWEEQMPRDVETCFVRLPGRGARITEPAIDNMDILTDLLLQEMKEYTDVPYVLFGHSMGGLVSYELTQKIYKQGLPLPEYVIISSMKAPSYMNKFTESLTEDGNDKLYLKSNAEFMDRIISLGGIPDAFSENREFLELILPTFRKDMKMCETYNPESAQAVPVSFDIYGGNRDSIATKKELEGWKKYTTQKYALTLFQGNHFYFMDNPNMLLFHLRNKLMDIGNRLTDQAQREAL, encoded by the coding sequence ATGAAACAAGAAGTTAAACCATGGTTTTTTTTCAAAAGAAACGCTGAAAAGTCCGAAATCAGATTACGTTTGTTTTTGTTCCCTCCTGCCGGTGGAGATGTTTCAACCTTTTTGCACTGGGAAGAGCAGATGCCGCGGGATGTGGAGACCTGCTTTGTCAGGCTGCCTGGCAGAGGGGCCAGAATAACGGAGCCGGCCATTGATAATATGGATATACTTACAGATCTATTACTCCAGGAAATGAAAGAGTACACAGATGTGCCGTACGTGTTGTTCGGGCATAGCATGGGAGGGCTGGTCTCCTATGAGCTGACGCAAAAAATATATAAACAGGGGCTTCCTTTACCGGAATATGTAATTATATCAAGCATGAAAGCACCCAGCTATATGAACAAGTTCACGGAGAGTCTGACAGAAGACGGCAATGACAAATTATATCTGAAAAGCAACGCTGAATTTATGGATAGAATCATCAGTCTTGGCGGAATCCCGGACGCTTTCAGTGAGAACAGAGAGTTTCTGGAATTAATCCTGCCTACCTTTAGAAAAGATATGAAAATGTGTGAAACGTATAATCCTGAGAGTGCGCAAGCCGTCCCGGTGTCATTTGATATCTATGGCGGGAACCGCGATAGCATTGCTACTAAGAAAGAACTAGAGGGATGGAAGAAATACACCACCCAAAAATACGCACTCACCCTCTTTCAGGGGAACCATTTTTATTTTATGGATAATCCCAATATGCTTCTGTTCCATCTGCGCAATAAATTAATGGATATAGGGAATAGGCTTACGGATCAAGCTCAAAGAGAAGCACTATAA
- a CDS encoding 2-oxo acid dehydrogenase subunit E2 translates to MRPIVVPQLNANDNSCLIQNYYCAEGEFIHSGDLITTLETSKAAIDVECEADGYFYPAAKEHTDVRTGEVIAFVFESLQEMNTYKELSVGSATADSTANYKLSNQAEAFAALHQFSQQELSSLNKKLIKLSDLEELLKQRIDGDEARILLSKNQKQVSKTVTQSHTNIPNAFLLMKVYCDEALTGMREIGEQLEIIVGFGEVLPVLLVSIKDEFPLMYGKLKDEDTFIPAAEVNVGVTIDVGTGLYIPVIKAEHAGRIEHTAEIMMEYKYKALRSSFAETDLMDGTITISLNTSADVVSVIPIILPGQTGMISVGAVMKELVLKEGTVAERSYINLGLAYDHRVVNGFYAVEFLARLKSKLEHFEINV, encoded by the coding sequence ATGAGACCAATTGTTGTTCCACAGTTAAATGCGAATGATAACAGCTGCTTGATCCAGAACTATTATTGCGCTGAGGGCGAATTCATTCATTCCGGTGATCTAATTACCACCTTGGAGACCTCCAAGGCAGCTATTGATGTCGAATGTGAAGCAGACGGCTATTTTTATCCTGCGGCTAAAGAACACACCGATGTGAGGACCGGCGAGGTTATTGCCTTTGTTTTTGAGTCCCTCCAAGAAATGAATACATACAAGGAATTATCCGTGGGCAGTGCCACCGCAGACAGCACGGCCAATTACAAACTTTCCAATCAGGCAGAAGCGTTTGCCGCATTGCACCAATTTTCGCAGCAGGAGCTGTCATCCTTAAATAAGAAATTGATTAAATTAAGTGACTTGGAAGAGCTGCTGAAGCAAAGAATCGATGGGGATGAGGCCCGGATTCTCTTGAGTAAGAATCAAAAACAGGTCTCTAAAACAGTAACCCAATCGCATACGAATATTCCAAACGCATTTTTATTAATGAAAGTATATTGTGACGAAGCTCTAACCGGAATGCGGGAAATCGGTGAGCAGCTTGAGATCATTGTGGGGTTTGGAGAAGTATTACCGGTGCTGCTGGTATCGATCAAGGATGAATTCCCGTTAATGTACGGAAAGCTGAAGGATGAAGATACATTTATTCCTGCTGCAGAAGTCAACGTCGGTGTGACCATCGATGTGGGGACAGGTCTCTACATTCCGGTAATTAAAGCTGAACACGCTGGAAGGATTGAGCATACTGCAGAAATAATGATGGAATATAAATATAAAGCATTAAGAAGCAGTTTTGCTGAAACGGATCTGATGGACGGAACGATAACGATTAGCCTGAATACAAGCGCCGATGTTGTCAGCGTCATTCCCATCATTCTGCCGGGACAGACCGGGATGATATCCGTGGGTGCGGTAATGAAGGAATTGGTCCTGAAGGAAGGGACAGTGGCAGAAAGAAGCTATATCAATCTTGGCCTGGCGTACGATCATCGTGTAGTGAACGGATTCTATGCGGTCGAATTTTTGGCGCGGCTGAAGAGCAAGCTTGAACATTTTGAGATCAATGTGTAA
- a CDS encoding ABC transporter ATP-binding protein → MNVIQIDNLVKKFGDYTAVNGLNLSIEKGEVFGLLGPNGAGKSTTINLVCGLLHATSGNIRLFGNKVEDEKRKLGFVPQNIALYDNFTAYENVKFFGELYGLKGKELENGIDEALEFTGLSDVKRKKAKTFSGGMLRRLNIATALVHQPQILIMDEPTVGIDPQSRNHILKSVQRLNEKGVTIVYTTHYMEEVEAICNRIAIIDKGQVIASGTKKELTDLISDKKSLQLTVDDALELDKEAISQIDGVVNVEINDNLIQVESLKENDNLNAIIAYVTSKNVKIRSIGTTDVTLETVFLTLTGRKLRD, encoded by the coding sequence ATGAATGTGATTCAAATCGATAACCTGGTCAAAAAATTTGGTGACTATACCGCAGTAAACGGACTCAATCTGTCCATTGAAAAAGGTGAGGTGTTTGGTCTGTTAGGCCCGAATGGAGCCGGCAAGAGTACTACGATTAATCTGGTATGCGGCCTGCTTCATGCGACATCGGGGAACATCAGGCTATTCGGAAATAAGGTGGAGGATGAGAAAAGAAAGCTTGGCTTTGTCCCGCAAAACATTGCCCTGTATGATAATTTCACTGCGTATGAGAACGTTAAGTTCTTTGGTGAGCTGTATGGACTGAAAGGGAAAGAATTGGAGAATGGAATCGATGAAGCCTTGGAATTCACCGGCCTGTCCGATGTCAAACGTAAAAAAGCGAAGACCTTCTCCGGCGGGATGCTAAGACGATTGAATATTGCCACTGCTTTGGTCCATCAACCACAGATTCTTATTATGGATGAGCCAACGGTCGGGATTGATCCGCAGTCCAGAAACCACATCCTGAAGTCAGTCCAGCGGTTAAATGAGAAAGGCGTGACGATTGTCTACACAACACATTATATGGAGGAAGTTGAAGCGATCTGTAATCGCATAGCCATTATTGACAAAGGCCAGGTCATTGCTTCGGGGACAAAGAAAGAATTAACAGATCTGATCAGTGATAAGAAATCTCTGCAGCTAACTGTGGATGATGCTCTTGAACTGGATAAGGAAGCAATCTCCCAAATTGATGGCGTGGTTAATGTGGAAATCAATGACAACCTGATCCAGGTGGAGTCGTTAAAAGAAAATGATAATTTGAATGCAATTATTGCATACGTAACCAGCAAAAATGTGAAAATCAGAAGTATCGGCACCACTGATGTTACTTTGGAAACCGTATTCCTGACATTGACAGGGCGCAAGTTACGCGACTGA
- a CDS encoding alpha-ketoacid dehydrogenase subunit beta yields the protein MKKEKINENLRHAIHQLMCEDEAVVVIGEDVREPYGGAFKINKGLSDDYPDRVIGTPISEEGFVNMASGMAIMGHKPIVDMMFSDFTTLSFDPLLNFASKSVTMYGDKLDLSMIVRCANGGYRGYGPTHSQSMQKYFMGIPNLSVYELSPFHDNYDVFNRMLSEKNPCIFFEEKIIYSQYRYENGVIDELFNYSFKGDHENWAVASIEENSVPDVLILCPGGLASMCMKVAEKLIMADEIEVKVAVPSKLYPCGIEAIVEDAVAAGKILIVEEGTSGHTWGEGIAVKLYPYLNKQKDGAIELLSSSDSIIPASMYYESQVLVGEQDIYESVLKLMKIAKEG from the coding sequence ATGAAAAAAGAAAAAATAAATGAGAATTTGCGACATGCCATTCATCAGCTGATGTGTGAGGATGAGGCAGTCGTTGTAATCGGGGAAGATGTACGTGAGCCTTATGGGGGTGCCTTCAAAATCAACAAGGGATTATCTGATGATTATCCGGACAGAGTGATTGGCACGCCGATAAGTGAAGAGGGATTTGTCAACATGGCAAGCGGAATGGCAATCATGGGCCACAAACCGATCGTGGATATGATGTTTTCCGATTTCACTACATTGTCATTTGATCCTCTGCTCAATTTTGCATCCAAGTCCGTAACCATGTACGGGGACAAGCTGGATCTCAGCATGATTGTCAGATGTGCGAATGGCGGTTACAGGGGGTACGGACCCACACACAGCCAAAGCATGCAAAAATACTTCATGGGCATCCCTAATCTAAGCGTGTATGAGCTGTCTCCTTTTCATGATAATTATGATGTGTTTAACCGGATGTTGAGTGAGAAAAATCCTTGTATTTTTTTTGAAGAAAAAATAATATATTCCCAGTACAGGTATGAAAATGGCGTGATCGATGAGCTTTTCAACTATTCCTTTAAAGGTGACCATGAGAACTGGGCAGTCGCCAGTATAGAAGAAAACAGTGTACCGGATGTTCTTATCCTTTGCCCCGGAGGCTTGGCTTCCATGTGCATGAAAGTGGCTGAAAAGCTGATTATGGCGGATGAAATTGAAGTTAAGGTAGCGGTACCTTCCAAGCTGTATCCCTGCGGAATCGAGGCCATTGTTGAAGATGCGGTTGCAGCCGGCAAGATTCTCATTGTGGAAGAGGGGACCAGCGGGCATACCTGGGGCGAAGGAATAGCGGTCAAATTATATCCATATCTCAATAAGCAGAAGGATGGAGCCATTGAGCTCTTAAGTTCTTCTGACAGCATTATTCCCGCATCCATGTATTATGAAAGCCAGGTGCTGGTAGGGGAACAGGACATTTATGAAAGTGTACTGAAGCTGATGAAAATCGCTAAAGAAGGGTGA
- a CDS encoding acyl carrier protein, which translates to MTLKEIVADILAIPDQETIHEDLSPQNAPEWTSLKHIKLITTIEDTYKVKFTFKEVKSLKNLAAFITVLKSKGVSNEIFE; encoded by the coding sequence ATGACATTAAAAGAGATTGTTGCGGATATTCTGGCCATCCCGGACCAAGAAACGATTCACGAAGACTTGTCACCGCAGAATGCTCCGGAATGGACAAGCCTGAAGCATATCAAGTTAATCACAACCATTGAAGATACCTATAAGGTCAAGTTCACCTTCAAGGAAGTGAAAAGCTTGAAAAATCTTGCCGCCTTTATAACGGTCTTAAAGAGCAAAGGAGTAAGCAATGAAATCTTTGAATAA
- a CDS encoding condensation domain-containing protein, whose product METKKDKLKSLSREQLAGLITKSKDSKKRDIERVARTSNAFSQSFSQQRQWFMEQFMNGGVYNVPQSYRLKGDIRLDILEDVLNAVVEKHESLRTVFNTIDYIPSQIIKPYERFRLDIIHLEEYDGAMRDAKIREVNSEIARRPFDLTVGPLWRFYVLRLSAEEIVLTLSLHHIICDGWSFGVIMNEIAGGYRDRLHGQVARSPLQVQYVDYSEWQRKRIEGGQLDNQLEYWIGKLKDAPKAIHLPYDYKRGSTQTYRGRTEYFLIEKEAVKAMSDRCVQMNGSMYHMMMSALNLLMHGYSLDNKLCIGTPVANRNQLELEKLIGLFINTVVIQSEIASSMTFAELFTQVRDHCMEAFNHAEIPFEQVVTGLDIERQMQHSPVFQVLYVQTEESMLSVSIPGIEVEVLPVSVETAQFDLSLYATILKHGISAGFEYNTDLFAQDTILQMIEDFKLLIQLITENPDRTIGEFVSSLSRKKVVMTVVSSFESGPVGEPMEFWLDKLRIDYKLQFAPYSQMFQQLIDDTGLLCRSSQGIGILLLRLEDWIQGMDAKDARLAAVLTDNANRFIQCASSFVNKHQSKVILYLCPASDKVNQMTEAKRLIQQSEQKIAAECAKNGNISVLHGDEIAVKYKLSEYNDGLGDEEGHVPYLREYYTAMGTELVVSIYNTAMQSTG is encoded by the coding sequence ATGGAGACTAAGAAGGATAAACTCAAATCCTTATCAAGGGAACAGCTCGCAGGCCTGATTACGAAGTCCAAAGACAGCAAAAAAAGGGATATTGAGAGGGTCGCCAGAACCTCGAATGCGTTCAGCCAGTCCTTTTCACAGCAAAGACAATGGTTTATGGAGCAGTTCATGAACGGAGGCGTATATAATGTCCCGCAGTCCTATCGGCTTAAAGGCGATATAAGACTTGATATTCTGGAAGATGTGCTCAATGCAGTCGTTGAGAAGCATGAAAGTCTTAGAACAGTGTTCAACACCATAGACTATATACCGTCACAGATTATCAAACCTTATGAAAGATTCCGGCTGGATATTATTCATTTGGAAGAATACGACGGTGCGATGAGGGATGCAAAGATCCGGGAGGTTAACAGTGAAATTGCAAGACGGCCCTTTGATTTGACTGTAGGCCCTTTGTGGCGGTTCTATGTGTTGAGATTGTCTGCAGAAGAAATCGTCTTAACCCTCTCCCTTCATCATATTATCTGTGATGGCTGGTCCTTCGGTGTAATTATGAATGAAATTGCCGGGGGCTACCGGGACAGGCTTCATGGACAAGTTGCCCGTTCACCGCTCCAGGTACAATATGTCGATTATTCGGAATGGCAGCGTAAAAGAATTGAAGGCGGCCAGCTGGATAATCAGCTGGAGTATTGGATTGGCAAGCTTAAAGATGCACCAAAGGCCATTCATTTACCCTACGATTATAAAAGAGGCAGCACACAGACTTACCGGGGAAGGACGGAGTACTTTCTCATTGAAAAAGAAGCAGTGAAGGCAATGAGCGACAGATGTGTGCAAATGAATGGCTCGATGTACCATATGATGATGTCCGCGCTAAACCTTCTGATGCATGGCTACAGTCTGGATAATAAGCTCTGTATTGGAACACCGGTTGCCAACAGAAACCAGCTTGAATTGGAGAAATTAATCGGCCTGTTCATTAATACGGTAGTTATCCAAAGTGAAATAGCGAGCAGCATGACCTTTGCAGAGTTATTCACCCAGGTTAGAGACCATTGCATGGAAGCCTTTAATCATGCGGAGATTCCGTTTGAGCAAGTGGTCACGGGCCTTGATATTGAACGTCAGATGCAGCATTCACCAGTGTTCCAGGTGCTGTATGTTCAGACCGAGGAGTCGATGCTGAGTGTTAGTATTCCGGGAATTGAGGTTGAAGTACTCCCGGTATCGGTAGAAACGGCACAATTCGATTTGTCCTTGTACGCAACCATTCTGAAGCATGGAATATCTGCCGGGTTCGAGTACAATACGGATCTGTTCGCCCAGGATACCATTCTGCAGATGATTGAGGATTTCAAGCTATTAATCCAGTTGATTACTGAGAATCCTGACCGGACCATCGGGGAATTCGTCTCCTCTCTATCGCGTAAGAAAGTAGTGATGACGGTAGTCTCCTCCTTCGAATCCGGGCCTGTAGGAGAGCCGATGGAATTCTGGCTGGACAAGCTCCGGATCGACTATAAGCTGCAATTCGCACCGTATAGCCAGATGTTCCAGCAATTGATTGATGATACGGGACTGTTATGCAGAAGCAGTCAGGGCATAGGAATCCTGTTACTCCGTTTGGAAGACTGGATTCAAGGCATGGATGCTAAGGATGCCAGGCTTGCAGCCGTGCTGACGGACAATGCGAACCGGTTCATCCAATGTGCCTCCAGCTTTGTGAACAAGCATCAGTCCAAGGTCATCCTGTACCTGTGTCCGGCATCGGATAAAGTCAATCAGATGACTGAAGCCAAGCGGCTTATTCAACAGTCGGAGCAAAAAATAGCAGCGGAATGTGCGAAAAACGGGAATATTTCTGTACTTCATGGAGACGAAATCGCTGTGAAATATAAGCTTAGTGAGTATAACGACGGTCTTGGTGATGAAGAAGGGCATGTTCCTTATTTAAGAGAGTATTACACGGCGATGGGCACAGAACTGGTCGTGAGTATTTACAATACAGCAATGCAGTCAACGGGCTGA
- a CDS encoding thioester reductase domain-containing protein produces the protein MPRNIYVLSSFTADLLEDYLEEDLKEPGLPFNVETGPYNQIISQCMDPDSLLFQKKPDYLVIWTRLEDMIGRKDFYRKESFNSCKADLSMLIEAVLHAKAALRCKLIFMLPPVYENRPLGAGDLQIMYGAMETSMMLRKFMIDKLRVVEGIYLADGEELIRRYGADQSYHMGMYAFAKAPYVNSIYKEAARQISRLIKLDLRNKRNILVFDADVLLCEQEEQEGHAVLHELDEQRVVTDDSYLLFQSYLQELVSWGNEIMLCSRSTPGQLNAILDREDLILTKQECKYMSCECESITEAILQIHREHGVSLDQFIVLDTKELYLSGIRQLLLPEDSTLWMQSVEASGILDYISAEASRYSNGEDVLADSTEEYSLEEFLQSIQLEVTLREINERQAEKIEHILHNTKDFNLTGLLWTQEEIIGALNGDNQLIYSVKVQDRFGDYGTAGTIIGTVDKKSFKVDALLLNCRVLGKNVEYHLMKELAHRIREHQCDSIVFHYQSSGRNESAAQFLARITRTDLKRVHSGEALTISCEKLADYANEALHPNKADKVADTPDEPHKADRSFDPYQFIFNRWNKLDEAEKDQINDLVSHTKSIEEIMRAIADSKMKTRTGVKVEYMQPRTETEQKIAGLWADILNVDKVGVLDNFFELGGTSIMAAQLIVKFKNAFDIMLPVRIFFDSSSIEQMAMYIEAVKSEQNKQDINEYAVSNFRYKTREFLKNEVWLDEEITGAKELQAWDHTRVHNVLLTGVTGFLGAFLLQELIAMTDYHLVLLVRADSVQSGYDRVVANMKMYHLWDEAYSSRMEVCTGDLARPLLGLQLQDFNELAARVDAIYHAGAITNFMEPYNKIKDVNVQGVQEILRLASTHKLKQVHYVSTHYVFSTLSHENGYIAYEDTIPSDHEVLVLGYQQSKWVGERIIALAKERGIPVSIYRVGRISGSSTTGACQTRDIMWLMIKSCVEAGVLFEENVNIEFIPVDYVSKSIVALSTQAGSTNKNFHIVASKMNTLHQVYTWMNSYGFKVEKMPYAQWKDELVDRVAGNPYLNTTKAMLPFIPEDMGEWDVEITYDITNVTKGLSETAITCPEVGEEVFNRYLDYFVKTKYFELPVEVK, from the coding sequence ATGCCGCGCAATATTTATGTATTGTCCAGCTTCACTGCTGATTTATTGGAAGACTATCTTGAAGAAGATCTTAAGGAACCCGGGCTTCCGTTCAACGTTGAAACCGGACCCTATAATCAGATTATTTCCCAGTGCATGGACCCGGACAGCTTATTATTTCAGAAGAAACCAGATTATTTAGTCATCTGGACCCGGTTGGAAGATATGATAGGCCGGAAAGATTTCTATCGGAAAGAGAGCTTTAATTCATGCAAGGCTGATCTGTCGATGTTGATCGAGGCCGTTCTGCATGCCAAGGCGGCACTCCGCTGCAAGCTGATTTTTATGCTCCCCCCTGTCTATGAGAACAGGCCTCTGGGAGCCGGTGACCTGCAAATTATGTACGGTGCAATGGAAACTTCCATGATGCTGCGAAAGTTTATGATAGATAAGCTTAGAGTCGTTGAAGGCATATACCTGGCAGACGGGGAAGAGCTGATCCGCAGATACGGCGCAGATCAGAGCTATCACATGGGCATGTATGCTTTTGCCAAAGCTCCTTATGTGAATAGCATCTACAAAGAGGCTGCAAGACAGATTAGCCGGCTCATCAAGCTGGATCTGAGAAATAAGCGCAATATCCTTGTATTTGATGCGGATGTCCTATTGTGTGAGCAAGAGGAACAAGAAGGACACGCAGTTCTTCATGAATTGGATGAGCAAAGAGTGGTTACGGATGATTCCTACCTTTTATTTCAGAGCTATCTGCAGGAACTTGTAAGCTGGGGAAATGAAATCATGCTGTGTTCGAGATCCACTCCAGGACAATTGAATGCCATATTGGACAGGGAAGATCTCATCCTCACCAAGCAAGAATGTAAGTATATGAGCTGTGAGTGTGAATCGATAACAGAAGCAATCCTGCAAATACATAGAGAACATGGCGTTTCACTGGATCAATTCATTGTACTGGATACGAAAGAGCTGTACTTAAGCGGAATCCGCCAGCTGCTGCTGCCGGAGGATTCTACACTTTGGATGCAGAGCGTAGAGGCCTCGGGGATTCTGGATTATATATCCGCTGAAGCTTCCCGTTACAGCAATGGCGAAGATGTCTTGGCAGACAGCACAGAGGAATACAGTCTGGAGGAATTCCTTCAATCCATCCAGCTGGAAGTCACTCTGCGGGAAATCAATGAGCGGCAGGCCGAGAAGATCGAGCATATCCTCCATAATACCAAAGACTTCAACCTGACAGGGTTACTATGGACGCAGGAAGAAATCATCGGAGCGCTTAACGGGGATAATCAATTGATTTATTCCGTAAAGGTACAAGACAGATTTGGAGATTATGGTACGGCCGGTACCATCATTGGGACAGTTGATAAGAAGAGCTTCAAGGTTGACGCTCTGCTCTTAAATTGCCGGGTGCTCGGTAAAAATGTTGAATATCATTTAATGAAGGAATTAGCCCATAGAATTAGAGAACACCAGTGTGACTCTATAGTGTTCCACTATCAATCCAGCGGCAGGAATGAGAGTGCGGCTCAGTTTCTGGCCAGGATTACCCGCACGGACTTGAAGCGTGTTCACTCAGGTGAAGCCCTGACAATTTCTTGTGAAAAGCTCGCGGATTATGCGAATGAAGCACTCCATCCTAACAAAGCAGACAAAGTAGCAGATACTCCAGACGAACCGCACAAGGCAGACCGCAGCTTCGACCCCTACCAGTTCATTTTCAATAGATGGAATAAGCTGGATGAAGCCGAAAAAGATCAAATTAACGATCTGGTTAGTCATACAAAGTCTATTGAAGAAATAATGAGGGCGATTGCGGATTCGAAAATGAAAACAAGAACAGGCGTTAAGGTTGAATATATGCAGCCGAGAACGGAAACGGAGCAAAAAATCGCCGGCTTGTGGGCAGATATTCTTAACGTTGACAAAGTGGGAGTTTTGGATAACTTTTTCGAGCTTGGCGGAACCTCCATCATGGCGGCCCAGCTCATTGTAAAGTTCAAGAATGCCTTTGATATTATGCTGCCGGTGCGGATTTTCTTCGACAGCTCGTCCATTGAGCAAATGGCGATGTATATTGAAGCGGTCAAAAGCGAGCAAAATAAACAGGATATCAATGAATACGCCGTAAGTAATTTCCGCTATAAGACACGGGAATTCTTGAAAAATGAGGTGTGGCTGGACGAGGAAATTACCGGAGCAAAGGAACTTCAAGCGTGGGATCATACCCGGGTCCATAACGTCCTTTTGACAGGTGTGACGGGATTCCTTGGGGCATTTCTGCTGCAGGAGCTTATCGCTATGACAGATTATCATCTGGTGCTGCTGGTCCGTGCGGACAGTGTGCAGAGCGGCTACGACAGAGTTGTGGCTAATATGAAAATGTACCATTTATGGGACGAAGCTTACAGCAGCAGAATGGAAGTCTGCACGGGTGATCTTGCCAGACCTTTACTTGGCCTACAGCTGCAGGATTTCAACGAATTGGCAGCCCGAGTCGATGCTATCTATCATGCGGGCGCTATCACTAATTTCATGGAGCCTTATAACAAGATTAAAGATGTAAACGTACAGGGAGTTCAGGAGATTTTACGTCTGGCATCCACTCATAAGTTGAAGCAGGTACATTATGTGTCAACTCATTATGTATTCTCTACGCTCTCACACGAAAACGGCTATATCGCATACGAGGATACCATTCCGTCCGATCATGAGGTGCTTGTACTGGGATATCAGCAGAGCAAGTGGGTTGGCGAGAGAATTATAGCTCTGGCCAAAGAGAGAGGCATTCCGGTGAGTATCTACCGTGTCGGCAGAATCTCCGGCTCCAGCACCACAGGGGCATGTCAGACCAGAGATATCATGTGGCTTATGATCAAAAGCTGTGTAGAGGCAGGGGTATTGTTCGAGGAGAATGTGAATATAGAATTCATTCCTGTGGATTATGTCAGCAAGTCTATTGTAGCATTATCCACCCAAGCAGGATCAACCAACAAGAACTTCCATATTGTCGCCAGTAAAATGAATACACTGCATCAGGTGTATACCTGGATGAATTCGTACGGGTTCAAAGTTGAAAAAATGCCCTATGCGCAGTGGAAGGATGAGTTGGTGGACAGAGTTGCCGGGAATCCTTATCTGAATACGACCAAGGCTATGCTGCCGTTCATTCCGGAAGATATGGGGGAATGGGATGTGGAAATAACCTATGACATTACCAATGTTACCAAAGGCTTGAGTGAAACTGCGATCACTTGCCCGGAGGTAGGAGAGGAGGTGTTCAACCGGTATTTGGATTACTTTGTGAAGACAAAGTATTTTGAATTACCCGTTGAGGTCAAGTGA
- a CDS encoding thiamine pyrophosphate-dependent dehydrogenase E1 component subunit alpha, which translates to MKSLNNAIAGQAVLAGSTSDHDLERMLLIRQYELSILGLFSSGHVTGTTHTCMGQEYIPVALNPFIEEEDFVISNHRGHGHYIARYGDAEGLLAEVMGKQGAVCNGIGGSQHIRRDRFISTGIQAEGIAVGTGIAWSYKYKQQDNLVFVYIGDGTFGRGCVYESLNFAGIWNLPMVIVVENNGIAISTHQSYSMSGSIEGRVRGFDLDYLCIQSKAVNEIREQTRDAIHRVRKESKPLVIEFITDRVASHSKGDDTRSADELERVRENYWYNQMKASDKARVDKLEEAVRNQMQTLQELVIHREGAEWADYEKRKNK; encoded by the coding sequence ATGAAATCTTTGAATAATGCCATTGCCGGGCAGGCGGTTCTGGCGGGAAGCACTAGTGATCATGATCTGGAAAGAATGCTGCTGATCCGTCAATATGAGCTATCGATCCTCGGGCTTTTTTCCAGCGGACATGTCACAGGGACCACTCATACCTGCATGGGACAAGAATATATCCCGGTAGCCTTGAATCCGTTCATTGAAGAAGAAGACTTTGTGATCAGCAATCACCGGGGGCATGGGCATTATATTGCCAGATATGGGGATGCTGAGGGCTTGCTGGCAGAGGTCATGGGCAAACAAGGTGCCGTATGTAATGGAATCGGAGGAAGCCAGCATATTCGCAGAGACCGCTTTATATCTACAGGGATTCAGGCCGAAGGCATAGCGGTAGGCACAGGCATCGCCTGGAGTTATAAATACAAGCAACAAGATAATCTGGTATTTGTCTATATTGGCGACGGAACCTTTGGCAGGGGCTGCGTGTACGAAAGCTTGAACTTTGCCGGCATCTGGAATCTCCCGATGGTCATCGTTGTAGAGAACAATGGAATAGCGATATCAACCCATCAAAGCTACAGCATGTCGGGAAGCATAGAAGGCCGGGTACGGGGGTTCGATCTTGATTATCTGTGCATCCAGAGCAAAGCTGTTAATGAAATAAGAGAACAAACTCGTGACGCTATACACCGTGTCCGCAAGGAATCCAAACCCCTGGTCATTGAATTCATAACAGATCGGGTCGCGTCCCACAGTAAAGGCGATGACACTAGAAGTGCTGATGAGCTTGAAAGAGTCAGGGAGAATTACTGGTACAACCAAATGAAAGCCAGCGATAAGGCAAGGGTAGATAAGCTTGAAGAAGCTGTCCGGAATCAAATGCAAACGCTGCAGGAACTTGTCATACACAGAGAGGGAGCAGAATGGGCGGACTATGAAAAAAGAAAAAATAAATGA